In Oryza sativa Japonica Group chromosome 2, ASM3414082v1, the following are encoded in one genomic region:
- the LOC4328631 gene encoding uncharacterized protein: MASLVFEPHGGAAVVVAGVGGGDVVFCVVILCLSVLSMIIFAAASPGGERRRRRRSSSGPVFVGGRGCGCGGRSSGACVCGTYLS; encoded by the coding sequence ATGGCGAGCTTGGTGTTCGAGccccacggcggcgcggcggtggtggtggccggagtcggcggcggcgacgtggtgtTCTGCGTCGTCATCCTCTGCCTGTCCGTGCTGTCCATGATCATCTTCGCCGCGGCCTCCcccggcggggagcggcggcggcggcggcgctcctcctccGGACCGGTGTTCGTCGGTGGCAggggctgcggctgcggcggccgcaGCTCCGGCGCCTGCGTCTGCGGCACCTACCTCTCCTGA
- the LOC4328632 gene encoding protein DNA-DAMAGE INDUCIBLE 1: MKVTVMTADEQILTVDVDPDESVENLKALLEVETSVPLRQQQLHFNGREIQNTDKLSTVGVQDGDLVMMVKVTSNERPSQDIIRLNPDGSAVDPQAFRQHIRGDSQLMGQLLQNDPALAQAILGDDINELQNTLRSRHQQRLELKRKQEEELALMYADPFDVEAQKKIEAAIRQKGIDENWEAALEHNPEAFARVVMLYVDMEVNGVPLKAFVDSGAQSTIISKSCAERCGLLRLLDQRYRGVAIGVGQSEILGRIHVAPIKIGHVFYPCSFTVLDAPNMEFLFGLDMLRKHQCIIDLKDNVLRVGGGEVSVPFLQEKDIPSHIRDEEKLSKLASLSQGAAGESSTAREKTPDAPPRAPTTGAPAVNPPQPQGGGDFEAKVTKLVELGFDRASVIQALKLFNGNEEQAAAFLFGG; this comes from the exons atGAAGGTCACCGTGATGACCGCCGACGAGCAGATTCTCACCGTCGACGTCGACCCCGACGAATCT GTGGAGAATTTGAAGGCGCTTCTTGAGGTGGAG ACTAGTGTGCCTTtgcggcagcagcagcttcaCTTCAATGGCAGGGAGATACAGAACACGGATAAACTTAGCACCGTCGGAGTCCAGGATGGCGATCTTGTGATGATGGTGAAGGTTACCTCTAATGAAAG GCCATCTCAGGATATTATAAGATTAAACCCTGATGGATCTGCTGTTGATCCTCAAGCTTTCCGACAACATATTCGAGGTGATTCACAACTTATGGGACAACTCCTTCAG AATGACCCGGCATTAGCACAAGCTATTCTTGGTGATGACATCAATGAGTTGCAAAATACCTTGCGGTCACGCCATCAACAAAGACTAGAACTAAAGCGCAAGCAGGAAGAAGAGCTT GCTCTAATGTATGCTGATCCTTTTGATGTTGAAGCTCAGAAGAAAATTGAAGCTGCAATTCGGCAG AAAGGTATTGATGAAAACTGGGAGGCTGCCTTGGAGCACAACCCTGAAGCATTTGCTCGAGTG GTTATGCTGTATGTGGACATGGAAGTCAATGGTGTACCTTTGAAG GCCTTTGTTGACAGTGGAGCACAATCAACTATCATATCAAAAAGCTGTGCCGAACGTTGCGG GTTGCTTAGGCTGCTTGATCAGCGATATAGAGGTGTTGCTATTGGCGTTGGTCAATCAGAGATTCTTGGTAGAATACATGTAGCCCCAATAAAG ATTGGCCATGTCTTCTATCCTTGTTCATTCACAGTATTGGATGCTCCCAATATGGAATTTCTTTTTGGGCTTGATATGCTGCGGAAACATCAG TGCATAATTGACTTAAAAGACAATGTTCTTAGAGTAGGAGGTGGTGAGGTTTCAGTGCCCTTCTTACAAG AGAAAGACATCCCTTCACATATACGTGATGAAGAGAAACTATCGAAGCTAGCATCTCTCAGCCAAGGAGCTGCTGGA GAATCGTCAACGGCACGGGAGAAGACTCCTGATGCGCCACCACGAGCTCCTACTACAG GTGCTCCAGCTGTGAATCCTCCGCAACCACAG GGAGGAGGAGATTTCGAAGCAAAAGTCACGAAACTGGTGGAACTTGGATTCGACCGGGCATCCGTAATCCAAGCTCTCAAGTTGTTCAACGGGAATGAGGAGCAGGCTGCTGCTTTCTTGTTTGGTGGTTAG
- the LOC4328633 gene encoding subtilisin-like protease SBT5.3, producing MAAAAIVVLLVCSLPSLLVCSLPSLLVGAAAAGGGEKQSYVVYLGEHAHGERLGAAAAADVDVEALARQAEDSHCELLAGVLGDKEKAREAIFYSYTRHINGFAANLDAAAAAKIAEKPGVVSVFPNRGHKLHTTRSWQFLGLAGVGGAPTGAAWKKARFGEDTIIGNLDTGVWPESESFRDDGLGPIPSWWRGECQKGQDDAFSCNRKLIGARFFNKGYASAVGNLNTSLFDTPRDTDGHGTHTLSTAGGAPVAGASVFGYGNGTASGGSPMARVAAYRVCYTPVNGSECFDADILAAFDAAIHDGVHVLSVSLGGDAGDYFADGLAIGSFHAVRHGIAVVCSAGNSGPAPGTVSNVAPWLFTAAASTMDREFPAYVVFNDTKLKGQSLSASALSPASSSFPMIDSSLAASPNRTQNESQLCFLGSLDPEKVKGKIVVCLRGVNPRVEKGEAVLEAGGAGMVLANDVTTGNEIIADAHVLPATHIKFSDGQILFSYLKNTKSPAGTITRPETRLGTKPAPFMAAFSSQGPNTVTPGILKPDITAPGVSVVAAWTRASAPTDLAFDKRRVAFNSESGTSMSCPHVAGVVGLLRTLRPDWSPAAIRSALMTTAVEVDNERHAILNSSFAAANPFGFGAGHVSPARAMNPGLVYDLAAVDYLNFLCSLSYNATVMAMFAGGGGAAPFRCPASPPKVQDLNYPSITVVNLTSSATVRRTVKNVGKPGVYKAYVTSPAGVRVTVSPDTLPFLLKGEKKTFQVRFEVTNASLAMDYSFGALVWTNGKQFVRSPLVVKTTTPTMA from the exons atggccgccgccgccattgttgTCTTGCTCGTCTGCTCGCTGCCGTCTCTGCTCGTCTGCTCGCTGCCGTCTCTGCTCGTCGGCGCCGCTGCTGCGGGCGGCGGGGAGAAGCAGTCGTACGTCGTGTATCTTGGAGAGCACGCCCATGGCGAGCggctgggcgccgccgccgccgctgacgtcGACGTCGAGGCGCTCGCGCGGCAGGCGGAGGATTCGCACTgcgagctcctcgccggcgtcctcgGAGA CAAGGAGAAGGCGCGGGAGGCCATCTTCTACTCGTACACGCGCCACATCAACGGCTTCGCGGCcaacctcgacgccgccgccgccgccaagatcgCCG AGAAGCCGGGCGTCGTGTCGGTGTTCCCGAACAGAGGCCACAAGCTGCACACGACGCGTTCGTGGCAATtcctcggcctcgccggcgtcggcggcgcccccaccggcgccgcctgGAAGAAGGCCAGGTTCGGCGAGGACACCATCATCGGCAACCTCGACACCG GTGTGTGGCCAGAATCAGAGAGCTTCAGGGATGATGGATTGGGGCCTATTCCATCGTGGTGGAGAGGAGAATGCCAGAAAGGCCAAGATGATGCATTCTCTTGCAACAG GAAGCTGATCGGTGCGCGCTTCTTCAACAAGGGGTACGCGTCGGCGGTGGGCAACCTCAACACCTCCCTCTTCGACACGCCGCGCGACACCGACGGCCACGGCACGCACACGCTCTccacggcgggcggcgcgccggTGGCCGGCGCCAGCGTCTTCGGCTACGGCAAcggcacggcgagcggcggctcgcCGATGGCGCGCGTGGCTGCGTACCGCGTCTGCTACACCCCCGTCAACGGCAGCGAGTGCTTCGACGCCGACATCCTCGCCGCGTTCGACGCCGCCATCCACGACGGCGTCCACGTCCTCTCCGTCTccctcggcggcgacgcgggcgactACTTCGCCGACGGCCTCGCCATCGGCTCCTTCCACGCCGTCCGCCACGGCATCGCCGTTGTCTGCTCCGCCGGCAACTCGGGCCCCGCCCCCGGCACCGTCTCCAACGTCGCGCCGTGgctcttcaccgccgccgcgagcacCATGGACCGCGAGTTCCCTGCCTACGTCGTCTTCAACGACACCAAGCTCAAGGGCCAGagcctctccgcctccgccctctcgccggcgtcgagctcctTCCCCATGATCGACTCCTCCCTAGCTGCCTCTCCCAACCGGACTCAAAACGAATC GCAGCTTTGTTTCCTGGGATCGCTTGATCCGGAGAAGGTGAAGGGGAAGATCGTGGTGTGCTTGAGAGGAGTGAACCCGAGGGTGGAGAAGGGCGAGGCGGTGCTggaagccggcggcgccgggatgGTGCTCGCCaacgacgtcaccaccggcaACGAGATCATCGCTGACGCCCATGTCCTCCCCGCCACCCACATCAAGTTCAGCGACGGCCAGATCCTCTTCTCCTACCTCAAGAACACCAA GAGTCCGGCGGGGACGATAACGAGGCCGGAGACGAGGCTGGGGACGAAGCCGGCGCCTTTCATGGCGGCGTTCTCGTCGCAGGGGCCGAACACGGTGACGCCGGGGATCCTGAAGCCGGACATCACGGCGCCCGGGGTGAGCGTGGTGGCGGCGTGGACGCGAGCCAGCGCGCCGACGGACCTCGCCTTCGACAAGCGCCGCGTCGCCTTCAACTCCGAGTCCGGGACGTCCATGTCGTGCCCgcacgtcgccggcgtcgtcggccTGCTCCGCACGCTGCGCCCCGACTGGAGCCCCGCGGCGATCCGCTCCGCGCTCATGACCACCGCCGTCGAGGTGGACAACGAGCGGCACGCCATCCTcaactcctccttcgccgccgccaacccgtTCGGCTTCGGCGCCGGCCACGTCTCCCCGGCCCGCGCCATGAACCCGGGCCTCGTctacgacctcgccgccgtcgactacCTCAACTTCCTCTGCTCCCTCAGCTACAACGCCACCGTCATGGCCatgttcgccggcggcggcggcgcggcgccgttcCGGTGCCCGGCCTCGCCGCCCAAGGTGCAGGACCTCAACTACCCGTCCATCACCGTCGTCAACCTCACCTCGTCGGCCACCGTCCGGCGCACGGTGAAGAACGTCGGCAAGCCGGGGGTCTACAAGGCGTACGTGACCTCGCCGGCCGGCGTGCGCGTCACGGTGAGCCCGGACACGCTGCCGTTCTTGCTCAAGGGGGAGAAGAAGACGTTCCAGGTGAGGTTCGAGGTGACGAACGCGTCGCTCGCCATGGATTACTCCTTCGGCGCGCTCGTCTGGACCAACGGCAAGCAGTTCGTCAGGTCGCCTCTCgtggtgaagacgacgacgccgacgatggCATGA